The genomic interval TTTAGTTCGTCTTATTTGTCGTTCTATTCGCCTTTACAAAGTCCCATACGTCGAAAGTCTACCCAAAGACTTGAAAGAAATGGTTGAATTGAACAACCTAACGAGCCTACAGGATAATTTCCATTAACAATTCGGAGATACTCAATGAAGATGTGAAGCAGCCTTGGTCATTTTCGCAGAATCAACATCGCGTTTTGTTGGAATTATGGCAAGGAAATTATGAAGATAATGTGGTAGGGCAAAGAAGTATTTGACTGGAATCGCACTATTCTCTAACTTATCATGTCAGAGCATGCCAAAATTTCGTACATTTCCATTAATTTTGACCATTATCTGATAATagtattttgaataattttgaataatcTTCTTTGTACTATTTGTGTATACCATTATTTGTTTTCtggaattttgatttttcaaattttataagTTTATTCTTCACACTATTCATTATAATAAATGCATTACTTGCATCACGTTAAACGAGTGAATGAATTCCAAAATCATCCCAGTTATTTTAGATGGTGTTGCTATGCATATTTATAAATTCTGTATTAAAATTTATTTCCTGAATCAAGCTATATTTGCCGAACATAAGCATATGCTATACATTTTAATAACTTGTTTGTATAATCTCATACGGTTCATATTGTTTTACACACGCTATCACTTGATAGTAATTGATTCACTCAAATTTCTAGTTCCTTTGTAAAAAGGAATAGCGCCcctatttatttcattactcTCATTTGAGTGGTTTTTATAACTGAATATATTATATTCTGAAAATATATAACTGAATATATTATACGATTTGTAGTTTAAATcgttatttttctttgtgataaCTTCAACATTTTATTCGATTTTATGTGATCATTTATGTACAAATATCAGATTAGTTATGTCACTAAGACTTGATAATGGTTCAGTGTGATTTTATTGTACAACAATGATGTTTATTGTTGCAATcgtgattttctgttttcatcAGGTCATTGATGAAAACAGCTTTTGCTGATCTATGGtacctgaataaatatattccaataaatgaataaacggCAGGAGGATTCTATAAACCTGTATATATTTTCTTAcgcattttcttgaaaaactcAAACAttagaaaaaaggaaaacagtCCCCCTTCAACATTGGATGTGacttaatgtttatttttcaacatcaaaatataaaaacaaaactatacattcattataaataattttatacTTTAAACAACATTATATATAATCTTAACAAGTTCAGTCGTTGAACAGGTCATATGGAATGATTTGCTTGTTACACATTTACATTTGAATTAATTGCATAATTCGTAAAACAGATTCTTggattataaataaaaacagaGTACAATCCTTAATAGACTTATCGCCTCTCATTTTCGTCATATTATTGATATCCAGATGTTTAATTTGatgcaatgatataaattaatttatcattatataaacataattatatacgaGAGGCGATTGAGCCTATTGTAGAAAGGATTAAGATATGAAGACTAAATTTGGGCCTTAAATTGTTTTACATTTCCAAATCTTACCCATAAAATGTCTTGGTCATAGCATCATTGAATCTGATTTCACAGGTTCCTGTATCATAGTGTCTAAAGAAAAGTGGAAAATCTTGAGTTGGCCTTCTTTAGGGTTGATGACATGAGATGCTTACATTGGTTTGATTGTTCCTTAATTGCTCTCAGGGTGATAGTTATGAATTATTAAAGTCTCATTGTCACAACTCTTTTCAAGCAATTTGATGGGTTACCCTCAAAGAGTGCCAAGTCGAAGCAGGGGTCATGCCTTCTAGCTGCTGAAGTTTGATTACAGCTCGATACTCGGGTTTGTCCATATTTCATGAGACACCTGATACAGAAAAGTTTACTAACAGGTAAAATAAGACAGATATTGTTATGACCCAACATTTGGTGTCCGGCCGCCGggtaagaaaaagaaagattttacgacccaattttttttacatttcttaaTCCTTTTTATGTTATGCTCAAAGCTTTTTAGTCGcccttcatcattttctttgagaaaattataaaacaaatacaaagtaAATAACAATCAGTTCAAATATTTGgcaaaaaaggagagaaaataaaagttgtgacaagaatatgaataatattataatcacaaacacatatcattgtcattattaattataattattattactatttttgatattttatcattttaattattattattattatggacCGTAAAAGTCAAGTGTATCAATTAAGTGCACATAGCATGATATTAGATTAATCAGAGTTGATGATTTAATGTGCTTATTAATTATCCGTCTTAAAGAAGTccgtatttttattcatttcgttCATTTACACCAGCCTGCTATACCATCAATATCATTTAGTTAATTCTTGTGTTGAAAACTGTGAAGAAGGTGTAAGGTTTATGGGGTATATGTCAGGTCTGTTCCGATCTTCAAAAATCCCTGTAAACGACAAGGATAAGGAAAACAATTGATACAATGTGGACAAGTATCGTATATTGAAACGGAGGGATTTAAAGAATGTTGGAAGATTTGTGATTATGGTAAAAACAGATAAACTGGAAAACATTTAAGTAAAATAGGAATACAAGTATTTCCAATATCCGTGTCATTTTGTGAttaactatacatgtatactatgctGTTGTTATACGTCTAAGTATTTTGTGGTTATCCTATTTgcgtgtttgtttgttttgtaatattCGAAAATTTGTAACAATCCAGGGGCTCCTTTTGTAGAAAATtacaattatggtaactttgtcattattgtAATTACTATGGAAACATGCCAGTGGTAATTGCCAAAAGGGCAAATTATTTCTTATTGTAACGGACCCTGATGTATTCTATTTTCTTCGTATTGCCATTCCACTTGACCGTTAAGAGTGAATATGAAAACTGAactaaatatttatttcaatcaaaagaAAACTTTTGATGAACCAACGAATTGTAGTGAATTTGGATACCCCCGTGCCctatttaaaatatttgttcCCTTACCTCCCCTAAGGTGACAACGGGCTTGGTAAAGTTGAACCCTTCCAACTGAGGTAGAGGGACACCAACAGCACCAAgttcttgaaataaaatgaaattgaaatgtcattatttgaattttaaggCAATGAGGTGGAGTagttaaaatgatataaataaaatgaatatatagatacaaataaatgaatgtagtATATGTAAAAGGGTAGTGATATGCAGTCATATTGATATGACAAATGAATAtaacctatatatatatatttatatattttaaaaaatctatatAGCATAATTATAAGTCACATTCAGAGACGGACACTGTTAGacaatttatccttaaaataaaaaaaagttcctgcagcagtctcgagaacacctgtaatcttaccagattgcgtaatcttacagaatattggtatttggtgtatggaatcttacaaatttccttaaataaaacacccttttcccctttttaaacagacctgttctgttaaattgcaggaaaaattcctgttttatgaatttacagaatgattctgttattgctttctgcaaagtcttctcttttttctgtaaaatcagtttttttaacagtgtaggtCTTTAAAGTAATGTTTTGAATCTTAAAAACTTGCATCGTCTATGCGTCGCGGAGGTgcgatttcaatttttttttaattacgatTTCTTACTTCCCCCTTCAATTGCAACTtctactttattttttctctcaataCATTTGTAAAGTTTTATAGTCGAAAAGATTGTGAAAGACAATGactatagggggggggggagaaaagtaGTTGAACtattttaattaataaatataaaaaataggtgaaaaataaaaagttatcgTTTAAAAAGTGCAATCAGGCAATCAAAAATGCAAATTGAAAAAGATGAAGTTCAATAAGACAAATCAATAAACCAGTAACTAATTAAAAGtcaattaataaataaacaacagAGTACACATGAAACACGGCCAATATTTTGCGTCTTCGACAGTCTATAAGATCAAGAAAAGAGGTCGTTAATcgaaatcaaatatatatattgtttttgctGCTTACGGTTGAGCTTAGGAACAAGTTCAGCTTTGATAGCAGTGTTAACAGCCAACTGAAGAGCTGGTGTCTGAGgcattgtaaagaaaaaaacaaggagAGAGAAGCGTTTAATTAGTATTTTGCACTTGAATTTCGACCAATATTGACATTAACTGGCGTGCAAGCATGGTTAAGGAATTGTTTACATAGGACAGTTAACAAGATAATAGAATTGAATGGCAATATACAGCGAGgtatcaatttttaatttgaacTAAAAACACAAAATTCACTCTAGCAATGTTGCAAAATTGCAATCCTGAACATTTACTGTAATGTATGACATGTATGAAGAACTCATATTTTCAATTAGTTTTCCATGCCTGCCATACATTAaatgattatcattatattttcaaacgaaAACATTCCAATATTGGGTGATATTCTTGCATTAAAATTTTTGTACTTTTACTTACGAAAAATGGGCCCACCGCGGAATGCACTGCTTCCATTGTAGTACTGCAAGAGTAACATAAAACGGACGGGTAAATTAGTCATCTGATGTAGCCTGTATATGTCATGTATTTTGGGGGAACTATAAAAGCGCaaagaatttatttttacaatatagACGGGCATGTGTGACCCGATATTTTCGTGAAAACATCCAACATGGTTTGCGAAAGGTCCGGAGGGTTGACTTttgtgggggaaaaaaaaactCTAATATCTATGAATGTTTTTGTAAAAATCTTCTGGCAAGTAGGCCTATACGAAGGATTGATCTGTTCCGTCACCAAAATGTTTGTAAGCACATGCAGCCCCATTCATTCATGTTTATTTACGAAATATCATGATTGTTGGTCTTGAAATGAAAGGGGGTTGTTGATGTCAGGTTACGCGATTATTCTGATTCTTAAATCTTCAATACACACATGGTGTTAATAAGGAGTGTATTGAGGCAACAGATTTGAGGGGGTCACACATGGCGTATGAGGCAAGATATCTACCAAGTTGCGAGCAAGCGAAGCCCGTGAGCAAACCTATTTAATACAGaatatcgagaaaaaaaattgtttagattttgacataatatccagaaaaatatatatcacattTCAATCTTTAATCTTTCCCTATCTTTAcccttttctccctttcccctGGTCGAgaaacttggggggggggggcatggtcCCAAGCACCGCCCCCATCTGTTCAtcagtgatggtgatgaaagTAAAACGACAAAAACTCAATCAGCAGATTCAGGAGTGTGACAATTTGGATCATTTAACCAATGGTCCGTAAACAGCTCTGAAATGATTTTGGGGAATGATAAAACAGGCTTCTTTTTGtgccattttcatttatttggaaAGTTTCATTACCTAAACGACGATATGTTCCAGGTTATGTTGTTGGATGTAAAGTTCACAGTAACCTTGCATGATATGgtctgaaagaaaaaatgatgattCAAAGATGAGGTTCATCCCGACGTTAATTTGATttacaaaaatagaaaaattggAACCCTTAAATcaaaaattggcaaaatccatcAATGATAACAAGGAATTtccagaattttaaatttttgaattttgggaGCAGTTCTTTCATTGTGATATCAATTTTATGGCTACCATTttatcagaaaattgaaaacgaTTTGACCCGTGCATTATCATcgtcagaaataaaaaaaatagagagaaatatGATTCAATCATAAACCATCAAATTGAGATAATTTATGGGATTCATATTACAATGATGGGGGAAAGTGCTTAATGGGAATCACAAATGTGGAATTTAGAAATTAATTACTCCGTTACGCGTTGATGGATGGATTTCTTTCAAACCTTCTGGGATGATTTTCTTTCATTGTCCTGCTTTGTAAAAATCAATGTAAGAAGGTAAACCTTTAACAGATCCAAGTATAGGGGATGGTTTTGTTAGTTTGGATAAACGGTCCACTGtcaaaattgaatatataaaaaaaccaGGCAAAACAGTTTAATTATTAAAGTAGCCTAAACTTGGTGTGCAAGAAGGagaatgaattaatattttttaaaaaagaaacagaaaaaaacttGCAGGATATTTTATCAAATACTTAAAGAATCAGACAACGATTGCGTTGTAGTAAAAGAGGATTATTTCTGAACAAGAACTCCACAATTACCACGCTGAGTGTGAACAGGTATGCCAGTGTCTTATTGGGCAAGATTGCGTACGGGGTGAAGTCCCCAACCAAGACAGCTTGAACCCCAGTAGATGCTACTTTGACCACTGGAGCCTTGGTGCTGTTCACATTGATCTGCATAGCCATGTTTGGATACATCTTGTTAATCTAGGAAAGaattaatgatatatttttacatccaTAATTCATCTTGAACGAAAAATACAATAGTCCTGATACAGTTAGTAATCGgttattaattttgtatttgtggTTTTGATGCATTTTCAAAGTCTTGATTTTCATAGTTTTTCAATTTACGTATTGTCGAAGAAATAATGGTTTATTGCTTTTTTGCACTTGTCCATTTTTCAGGGCACTAGCCCGATTTTTAATCCTAGATCTGATAATAGGTAATCGCTATCGAGTTCATACATCAAATAAAATCGATATACTTATTATGTATGTGTtgtaaatgacaaaaaataattgaaaatatataaataagataacataaaatgagagaAGTAAATTAAACTGGAAATTGACTGGAAATTAATGCATGGTCATGACTGAATTTACCACTGTTACAGTAAGACGTCTGTATACTCTCTCACACATTGctgtcttttttcttcttctctttatCTCACTCCCATTTTACAATTCCCTGGCttctttcaatcatttctcAGATTAACTCCTttcctcatcttcttcttctttgcttattctccccctttccccctttgGCTTCCAGCCTATTCCTTTCCAACTATCTGCTCGAAGTCTTCTTCCATCACACATGGCTCCTCGAGTAGTAAAGAATTTAGATAAAAAGAATATCACAAAAAGACACCCTGAATCAGATCGATACACCCCTCCAATCCACCTGAGCCCTGTgttgattacccccccccccccattacctGTGGGATGAGAAGATCTAGAGCAAAGTTTGATGTGTTCAGCAGATACTTATCCTCGGCAGGGACctgaatgaagaaaaaacgGTAAAAGTTGTCTGTCTAAAAAATATCAATCGATGACAAAACGCTTCCATTTGAGCATTGTAGAACTCTTTGTATTTAAttcgttttctttttcatgCTATGATTAAAATTCAGATATAGGCTTAAATGGTGATCCGCAGTGCCCTGTTACAAATAGATCAATCactctttcacctcatgcgattTAGTTTTATATCATCGCACTTAAATCTTTTTCGCAATTTGAAAACTATTTTTCGGCCAGTATACGTACGGGGAGtgttaaaaagtaatctatTAGCAAATATAAACTATAAGCCTATTAATCAACAAAGTTGCGagcaagcgagaaaaaaaaatcgacatttttattatctaattttatgatagattttgacttaatattaagaaaataatatcatatttcacccttctctctttccttttttttttcttggtcgtgatttttctcttttttttgtaaggggggggggggcgccccaAGGCCTAATAGACATATAGTATCATACACCTCGCCGCAACGAACTTTTCCCACTTGTGTTAGCTTACGTTGTCAGGGGTCACGTTATACTGAAGAAAACCGATATTCTGAAGCACATAACCGGCAGAGTTAGGCAGATATTCGGTTATCCAGATGAACACCATGCGAGAAACATCTGAATCTGGTGGAATCTGAGGAACCGGTAGCGGGCATTCGGTCTTGTTTCCTAGTGGGTACACTTCACCCTGGAAGAGGTATATTATCAGGCAGGGAGAGTTTAAGGTATCTATAACAATCATTTTAGCAATTTCGGATATGACTACCTAAAATGCACTCAACACATTTCTGCGGATGGTGTACCCTAGGCTACTAAACATCGGACCAGAGGCGTAAACATTTTAATGAGCTAAACATTTCTTAAAAGGTACAAAGTGACACAAAGTAACGTacatttttaaatagatttgaCGTATCATtaatagaaataatattttattcccCCTATTGCTCATCCCTTTTCTCCTCCTCACTTTTTCTTCTTTAGTTGGTTGTGGAACCACATGTGTGACAGTTCCTTATACGATTATGATACATAATGATAATGTCAAACGTCTGTATCGTATATGGCCAAGTGATGAGAAGCACTTATCTTGCGTATTCACAAtcggaaaaaaaaagattaatggTCAACTATCCCACCAAAGAAAAGATGAAACAGATTAGCTGTCGATCTTATTTCGAATTGGTCGTATGGTCCAATGGTTAGAGCATTGAACTCATAACCGCAAGGTTGTGAGCTCGAATCCCCattctgccattgtctccacattggtaaaaaggcccaagagtgatatctgtcatctataaggtcagccactctgactgattaacctatacgtaaaatgtttcctaggtaattggttatataccagcttggcgtttaccagcaaaaggctgtcctgccgagttcatATAGGGGAGTGACCATAAACAGAAAGCACAATACCTTGTGAGCTGTATTGATAGATCCGTTGAAGGAAGGACTTTCTACCAATGAGTAGTCAATCTCGAAGATATCTTCTACAGGAGCAATCACTGGCGCATATAATAAAGGAGGGAAGTAGATAAGTGTATATAGCTATTATTCAAATAGAGAGAAGTTAAGAGTgtaagagggggagggggggggggcttagggGGTGATTATAATCAGTACCTTGCCCCCCCTTGAATTAGAGGTTCGTTGATAGGATCTACACTATAGTTTAAACAgtaaatgattgcaataatacatttgaaaataaaagattaaCACAATTAAagagttctttctttttcaaacaGAAGGCTAATTAGGCCTAGATAACGGACTGGTCCTATAAAAGTTGTTttgattgaataaaatttaattttgcaaTGGATTACatgcataggcggcggaagcgggagggggggacctgtccccccctaaattttttgttgagaccttttttttttttttgcttgtctaattGTTTgcatgtgtccatcccaaaatttcaggtagACCCCCCTAGAttttttgccttccgccgccaatgattacATGACGGAGAAACAAGTGACTATACCGggtgtagaaaaaaaatttaaaactaaTTTATGAAATAAGTACTGAACCTTTTATGACgcaaaatatatcatttgacTGATTAGGTTTCAAGAACCACTCATCTCTACCGCTCCcaaaaaccaaaacaaaacaaactatTATGCTAAATTGAAACTCATTCATTTTCATGCTATATTATTGctgatatcaataataataataataattataataaacaataataattaacaataataataataataaataataattataacaataataataataataacttcgCCAGTTGTCTGTTTTAGTGTTTAATTGCTCTCATAAAAGTTTGtgtgaaaaaagagaaaaaaaatcaatgaaaagtcCATGTATAACGTTTTATTAAATCAATAATAAGAAAGCATTGCTATGAACTGTACATTGCGTATTTATTTGCCTGTTTTTTGCACTAtctttatattacaatatcGTATTCAGTGATCCATGCATGGTCATAGAAACATGATCAGGTTACGATCAAAATGCTATAggttttgttttcatgtttcAATTGATGTAATTTCATCCATTTGGCATTCATTCAAAATcttatcttatgaagatatgaacgTTGGATTTTATTTCCCTGTTTTCAAACACTCTGTAGGCCTATAGCGATATATAAAAAGGTTTGGATTGCGACCTATGGTATTGTTACAAACATTAAAGCATAACTACTAATCAGATTTAAATTTCCAATTGCTTTTATATAATGTATAACATATCGCCACATTGGCCACATCATGCGAATCGGACATGCGTTAATCAATAATTACAAGCGCGTTGGTTCCTTAGCATGTTTTTCAATTATActttaatctttgtgaaaaaAGACCAATGGATAATATCGCATGGATCTTGCAAACACTTACCTTGCAATGTTTTAAGTTCGTCTTCCAAACTGCCATTCACCTCATCAATAACCGTACTACAGATCTGAGTGAGAAAATCAACAATATCCGAGCTAACAACAACGCTTTTTTCACCCCAACTAACCGATGATGGAACCGGAACCCAAACTATcaacttcattttgatttctATTGCAATTTTGCCTGTCTTATTCTGTAACAGATgctattttgtcaaatataaaaGTAGGCCCTATAGGCCTAATAAGCATCTTAAACTGATGTCGCCAATATCACTATGCTCTTttgttcatcatgttcattcaGCAATACAATCCAGCCCTTAATTTTTCTTGCATTATATAAAGTCACAGGAATTTAAACAAGCTAAGGCAATATTCAAGTTTACAGTACAAAAATATTcgtctttattcattttttcaaagaagGCTATATAGTCTACATACCTGACCATTCAAAGAATCTTTGATGGCGTCTCCGATGTCATGATCAAATAGGTTGTATAGCCAGCTGGTAAGGTGAATGTTTaggagaaatatatatttaagaaTTGGCACAATAAAACAATCTCTGAGATGATAATATAAAATAAGGAATAGCACGAGACTGCAAATGAGAGAAGTAATTACAGAGGTCTTGGATATCGATCATGTGTTCATGTATGAGAGAATGAGGaagggtgtgtgggtgtgtgcctGTATGGGTGTGCGCATGCCGTAtaaccagggggccgtttcataaaactgttcgtaagttaagagcgactttaagaacgactggtgatcctttctttggtaaatggtatacaccattggcgatggtttagcgcgtaagaaaggatcaccagtcattctgaaagtcgctcttaacttacgaacagctttatgaaacggcgcCCAGGGACGTTAGTTTGTCACATCACCATCATACTGGTGACCTTTCCGAAAACGGGGACGGTCTCTTGGCTGTGTTTTTTTAGGCTATAAAATGGCTGCAAATTTAAGGTTGGTGGCTCTTAAGTACTTCCCCGGTTAGGCCTACACAGATGTCCCATCATGCATGATACACACGGTATCTGTGTCCACACCTGCATTTGGTtatggtgtgtgtgggtgtgtgtggggggtgcacgtttgtttgtttgtctgtTTTTACCGTAGAGCGAGAGATAGATAGGGGATGTATGACGGATGACTGATTACTCCCTCCTTTGTAACGACCAACGCACTCAAAAAGGTTTTCCCTCATCTATATACACAGATATACACATTTAAATCAACGAATCAACGAAAATTTATGCAAGCATTTTTGGCGGAAAGAACGTTCTGAAATCATAAAAGATGTCATCTCCACAATGCTCTCTTCATGCCAAGGGAcggtttcataaagttgttcgtaattAATCTTCCATACGACTGGACTATGACACGCCAAAATGTATGTCCCAATCCATTTGCAGCTGACATGGCTGATGTTGAGTGTTACATAttactaaatgaaaaatacttatttttgccTTAATGTAGATGAAATtatctaaaatatattcaaagctgattttgcattttaaaaaaagttggaCTAGCACTTGAAAATAGGTACTTTCGTAGTCGATAGTACTTTGTGCGTAACCTCATAAGTTTTTGTGAAAAATCCCCTGGTGAGGTCGAGCTATTCACATACGCACCTGGCTCCACCGTGAAGTTTGATATCAAGCCCGCCTACAATGAAAGAACAGTCTGATGCCTGAGATGAGATGCTAGGTCGACCAGTAGCATCAACCCCTGAAAAACAGGAGAAAAAAGGTGTTGAATATTGATGCGCGACAGGGGAAGGAAGATAGACAAGAGGAATGAGAAAAAGTAAAAGCATCACGAGAGctggagaaagggagagatagatagaaaattagataaagagagagagaggaaaaggagagagaaatgaaaagatgagagagaaatgagaagagaagagagggggggggggaaggtgtGAGGGAGGGAATGTGAGGGGACAGGAGGAATATGCCAAGATGGCATAATTGAGGTGCTAATTAGCGATAGCCTTCACATTTTCTCATCAATCACTGACATGGCTGATTGGCCAGGTAATTCGATTGAAGTAATTCATTTATA from Lytechinus pictus isolate F3 Inbred chromosome 2, Lp3.0, whole genome shotgun sequence carries:
- the LOC129268679 gene encoding bactericidal permeability-increasing protein-like, encoding MFRAKLISLILLGVIVVCGISGSSAIRNVYRNVGPYKWRLDGWPSNRVPGFKARISQNGLDFLRDVGIHMLQTKIQQLTIPDIHGKADVKVGHIYYDVTNMHITTFSIPSATLTTNPAAGGLTLKTSGVSIQVHGDWHYSTHGFIHISDSGSFDAGANSITLTVTLRIGVDATGRPSISSQASDCSFIVGGLDIKLHGGASWLYNLFDHDIGDAIKDSLNGQICSTVIDEVNGSLEDELKTLQVIAPVEDIFEIDYSLVESPSFNGSINTAHKGEVYPLGNKTECPLPVPQIPPDSDVSRMVFIWITEYLPNSAGYVLQNIGFLQYNVTPDNVPAEDKYLLNTSNFALDLLIPQINKMYPNMAMQINVNSTKAPVVKVASTGVQAVLVGDFTPYAILPNKTLAYLFTLSVTISCKVTVNFTSNNITWNISSFSTTMEAVHSAVGPFFTPALQLAVNTAIKAELVPKLNQLGAVGVPLPQLEGFNFTKPVVTLGEGFLKIGTDLTYTP